The genomic interval AAGGAGATTGACAGGGTGGGGGGAAAGGGACCCATATCAGTGGATTTAAGGGTGATTGCGACGACAAACAGGGATCTCTCCAATGAGATTCAAAATGGAAACTTCAGGGAGGACCTGTATTACAGGCTGAGTGTCATACCCCTGGAAATCCCGCCCCTGAGGGAAAGGCCCTGCGATATAATGCTGCTGGCTGAACACTTTGCCGGGACGTACGCCACCCGGTATGGCAAGCAGATTCATGGTCTTACGGAGGATGCAATGAGATATCTCTCTTCCCTCCCCTGGAAGGGTAACGTGAGGGAACTGGAGAATTCAATCCAGAGAGCTGTTCTGCTTGGACGGTCGGGATATATCGACAGTGATGATTTTCAGATGGAGAGGCGTCAAAGAACCGATGCCGTCATAAAAACGATAAGGGAGATGGAAAAAGATCTGATTATAAAGACGTTGAAACTCACGGATGGAAACAGGACGAAGGCTGCGGAGTCCCTTGGTATCACCGTGAGGACATTGCGGAATAAACTGAATGAATACAGGGTTTGCGCCCAGGGTGTTTAGGAAAGAAATTCCTCGTGATATGGGAAAAAATCTCCATATCGATGAATACATCTTCAGTTAATGGTAGTTTGCGGTTTTCTGGCACGGAACTTGTTAAAGTACTAACCGGGAGGTAATGATGGACAGAATAATCGGCAGGCTTGAATCCCTTTTGAGGTTCACAATGAACAGGCACAAGGTGCTGACCAGCAACCTTGCCAACAGTGATACCCCTGGGTATAAGGCAAGGGATCTAAAGTTTGATTCCGTGTTCGATAAAGAGGTGCTGCGGCTCAAGAATACTTCACCGCTGCACCTGAGGGCCACTGAGATAAGCAGCAATGGTGTCCTCCGCCGGAGGGACGGGACTCCCTGGCTGGACGGAAATGACGTGGAGGAGGAAGTCGAGGTGGCCAAGATCACCGAAAATGCACTGTTGTATCAGGCAGCGGCAAGGCTTCTCAGTGAGAGGTTTAAGATGTACAGAACCCTTTTTACAGGGAGGTAAGGCATGGATATCTTCAGATCCTTTGATGTGAGTGCAACTGCGCTTGCAGCACAGAAAATCAGGATGAACACCATTGCATCGAACCTGGCAAATATCAACACGACAAATACCCCGGGCGGAGGGCCTTACAGGAGAAGAGATGTGCTCTTTTCATCGGTTATGATCAGTGAAAAGGAGGGGCTTGAAGGGGTCGAGCTTGCAGGTGTAGTGGAAGACAACTCACCCCCGCGTGCCGTCTATGATCCCGGTCATCCTGATGCGGATAAGAAGGGCTTTGTCTTGATGCCGAACATTAATCTCATAGAGGAGATGGTTAATATGATGCTTGCCACAAGGGCCTACGAGGCCAATGTAAATGCCTTCAATATAACCAAGAACATGTACCAGAAGGCCCTTGAGATAGGCAGGTAAGGTTTGTTTATAACCAGACAGGAGGTGTAGTGATGTCGCTTGATCCGGTAAATGCAAAACCCGCAGGCGCCACTGAAACCGGTGGTTTGAAGGATCTGTTGAAACCCGGGGAGAAGGGAACTTCAGAGGGAGGTTTCGACGGCATTCTTGATGAGACAATAGGCAAGGTTGCCTCTCTTCAGAAAGAGACGGAGGTCGCCCTGACCGAACTGAGCAAAGGTGACGGCGACATTGTTAAGGCCATGGTTGCCATGCAGAAGGCGGAGATTTCCTTTCAGACGATGGTTGAAGTACGGAACAAGCTGGTCAACGCCTATGAAGAGATCATCAGGATGCAGGTATGACGGGGCTGAAGTCCGGACTTGAGAGGATACAACAGTGGGATATGAAGAGAAAAACGGTATCCCTTGCCCTCCTTGTGATATCCCTTGCCTCGATCGTCCTGCTTATCTCCTGGGCAAATATGCCGGACTACCAGGTGCTTTTTTCAAATCTCCAGCCCGATGATTCCGGTCTTATCATTCAAAAGCTGAAGGGCATGAAGGTGCCCTTCAAGGTTACGGCAAGCGGCATACTTGTTCCATCTGAAAAGGTCTATGAACTGAGACTCGAGCTTGCGGGC from bacterium BMS3Abin08 carries:
- the flgB gene encoding flagellar basal body rod protein FlgB is translated as MDRIIGRLESLLRFTMNRHKVLTSNLANSDTPGYKARDLKFDSVFDKEVLRLKNTSPLHLRATEISSNGVLRRRDGTPWLDGNDVEEEVEVAKITENALLYQAAARLLSERFKMYRTLFTGR
- the flgC gene encoding flagellar basal-body rod protein FlgC, translating into MDIFRSFDVSATALAAQKIRMNTIASNLANINTTNTPGGGPYRRRDVLFSSVMISEKEGLEGVELAGVVEDNSPPRAVYDPGHPDADKKGFVLMPNINLIEEMVNMMLATRAYEANVNAFNITKNMYQKALEIGR
- the fliE gene encoding flagellar hook-basal body complex protein FliE; this translates as MSLDPVNAKPAGATETGGLKDLLKPGEKGTSEGGFDGILDETIGKVASLQKETEVALTELSKGDGDIVKAMVAMQKAEISFQTMVEVRNKLVNAYEEIIRMQV